In one Hyphomicrobium sp. 99 genomic region, the following are encoded:
- the recG gene encoding ATP-dependent DNA helicase RecG, whose amino-acid sequence MRPAFLNPLFASAQTLTGIGPRLILLLKKCLALPPGVSEPRVVDVLWHMPTGVIDRRSQPQLAAAVPGTIVTLELRVVKHKPSPRGNTKAPYKVTCEDDTGRIDLVFFHAEHKFIERQLPAGEIRFVSGRIERYGDKLQMSHPDYIVSPEARDEMPLLEPVYPLTAGLSGKIALKAARQAVDRVPELPEWQEPSWLEARYWPKFNEAVTRVHRPGDAQDVSSGALPWQRLAYDELLAGQLAFALVRRNLKTERGRRLTGNGKIRGKIADALPFSLTGSQKTALAEIADDLAAPHRMLRLLQGDVGSGKTVVALLTMAVAVEGGAQAALMAPTEVLARQHIETIAPLAEAADLRIALLTGREKGKARDAVISRLATGEIDILIGTHALFQSDVQFKDLAVAVIDEQHRFGVHQRMALQSKGSNGDTNVLVMTATPIPRTLLMTHYGDLDVSKLTEKPAGRKPIVTKAVPLELLERLIDRVRVQLAEGAQVYWVCPLIETSETTDLAAAEERFAYLRQIFGDGVGLLHGGLSGKEKDETMSAFAAGHLKILVATTVIEVGVNVPNANIMVIEHAERFGLAQLHQLRGRVGRGTRESFCMLLYKAPLGETAEARLKMMEETEDGFRIAEKDLELRGGGEILGARQSGAPGFRIAEVPGRDALLEAARDDAELILQKDPNLVSPRGQALRTLLYLFECDEAVRLFRAA is encoded by the coding sequence ATGCGTCCAGCTTTTCTGAACCCGCTTTTCGCATCGGCGCAAACCCTGACCGGGATCGGGCCGCGTCTCATCCTGCTTTTGAAGAAATGTCTGGCCCTGCCGCCCGGCGTCTCCGAGCCGCGCGTCGTCGACGTGCTGTGGCATATGCCGACCGGCGTCATAGACCGGCGCAGCCAGCCCCAGCTCGCAGCCGCCGTGCCCGGAACGATCGTCACACTCGAACTCCGGGTGGTGAAGCACAAGCCATCGCCGCGCGGTAATACCAAAGCCCCCTACAAGGTGACATGCGAAGACGACACCGGCCGTATCGACCTCGTCTTCTTCCACGCCGAACACAAATTCATCGAGCGCCAGCTTCCCGCCGGAGAAATCCGCTTCGTCTCCGGCCGCATAGAACGCTATGGCGACAAGCTTCAGATGTCGCATCCCGATTACATCGTCTCTCCCGAAGCGCGCGATGAGATGCCGTTGCTGGAACCGGTCTATCCGTTGACTGCGGGACTCTCCGGAAAAATCGCGCTCAAAGCGGCGCGCCAAGCCGTCGACCGCGTTCCCGAACTGCCCGAATGGCAAGAGCCGAGCTGGCTCGAAGCGCGCTATTGGCCGAAATTCAATGAAGCCGTCACCAGAGTTCATCGCCCCGGCGACGCGCAAGACGTCTCGAGTGGCGCCTTGCCCTGGCAACGCCTCGCCTATGATGAGCTCCTCGCCGGGCAGCTCGCGTTCGCGCTCGTTCGGCGCAACCTCAAAACCGAACGCGGTCGGCGCCTGACAGGCAACGGCAAAATTCGTGGCAAGATCGCCGATGCACTCCCCTTCTCATTGACGGGATCGCAAAAGACGGCGCTGGCCGAAATCGCGGACGACCTCGCAGCACCTCATCGCATGTTGCGTCTGCTGCAAGGCGACGTCGGCTCGGGTAAGACGGTGGTTGCGTTGTTGACAATGGCGGTTGCCGTCGAAGGCGGAGCCCAAGCCGCCCTGATGGCCCCGACCGAAGTGCTCGCCCGCCAGCATATCGAAACGATCGCGCCGCTCGCGGAAGCGGCGGACCTGCGCATCGCGCTGCTGACGGGACGCGAAAAAGGCAAAGCCCGAGACGCCGTGATATCGCGTCTCGCAACCGGCGAAATCGACATCCTGATCGGCACGCACGCACTCTTTCAATCGGACGTGCAGTTCAAGGACCTCGCCGTCGCCGTCATCGATGAACAGCACCGTTTCGGCGTCCATCAGCGCATGGCGTTGCAGTCCAAGGGATCGAACGGCGATACCAACGTTCTCGTCATGACGGCAACGCCCATTCCGCGAACACTTCTGATGACGCACTACGGCGACCTCGATGTATCGAAACTCACCGAAAAACCAGCGGGCCGCAAACCCATCGTGACCAAGGCCGTGCCGCTCGAATTGCTCGAACGTCTGATCGATCGCGTCCGCGTCCAACTTGCAGAGGGCGCGCAGGTCTATTGGGTTTGCCCGTTGATCGAAACTTCCGAGACGACCGACCTCGCCGCCGCGGAAGAGCGCTTCGCATATCTGCGCCAGATCTTCGGCGATGGCGTCGGCCTGTTGCACGGCGGGCTATCCGGCAAGGAGAAAGACGAGACGATGTCGGCATTCGCCGCCGGTCATCTCAAAATTCTCGTTGCAACGACCGTCATTGAAGTCGGCGTCAACGTCCCGAACGCCAACATCATGGTAATCGAGCATGCCGAGCGCTTCGGCTTGGCCCAGCTTCATCAGCTCCGGGGCCGCGTCGGTCGCGGCACACGTGAATCGTTCTGCATGCTTCTCTATAAGGCGCCGCTCGGCGAGACCGCCGAGGCGCGGCTCAAGATGATGGAAGAGACCGAAGACGGCTTCCGGATCGCCGAAAAAGATCTCGAACTTCGCGGCGGCGGCGAAATTCTGGGCGCGCGCCAAAGCGGAGCACCGGGCTTCCGCATCGCCGAAGTTCCCGGCCGCGACGCGCTGCTCGAAGCCGCCCGCGACGACGCCGAACTCATCCTGCAAAAGGACCCGAACCTCGTTTCGCCGCGCGGTCAGGCGCTCCGAACGCTGCTCTATCTCTTTGAATGCGACGAAGCTGTCCGGCTGTTCCGCGCCGCCTAG
- a CDS encoding DUF502 domain-containing protein translates to MAPAPPGHDPVPRKLSGVDAKTDAQLTAGLKRLVSDDGRTGWHLGSRIRNAFLTGLVIVGPVTITLWMMWGVIHWIDAWIKPLLPTTFNPDTYLPFPVPGLGLVIAIVGLTLIGALAANLLGRTLVSSGELMLSRTPIVRNVYGALKQIFESVISTTGPNASFQKVGMIEFPSKEIWSLVFVTGETTGEIKDVKPGGTEDLLTVFMPTGIVPPTGFICFVPRSNVIFLTMTVEEAAKIILSGGIVMPDMEEKMKRLAAAAEKKASRFRVGAEKPPV, encoded by the coding sequence ATGGCCCCTGCACCGCCTGGTCACGATCCCGTTCCCCGGAAGCTTTCGGGTGTCGACGCGAAGACGGATGCGCAGTTAACCGCTGGGCTCAAACGGCTCGTCAGTGATGACGGCAGAACCGGCTGGCATCTCGGATCACGCATCCGCAACGCTTTTCTGACTGGTCTCGTCATTGTCGGACCTGTCACAATCACGCTTTGGATGATGTGGGGCGTGATCCATTGGATCGACGCCTGGATCAAGCCGCTTCTGCCGACGACATTCAATCCCGACACGTATCTGCCGTTTCCTGTGCCGGGACTGGGTCTCGTCATCGCCATCGTCGGCTTGACGCTGATCGGTGCGCTCGCTGCGAACCTGCTCGGCCGGACGCTCGTTTCATCGGGCGAGCTCATGCTGTCGCGGACGCCGATCGTTCGCAACGTCTACGGGGCGCTGAAGCAGATCTTCGAGAGTGTGATTTCGACGACGGGCCCGAATGCGAGTTTCCAAAAAGTCGGCATGATCGAATTTCCGTCGAAGGAGATTTGGAGCCTCGTCTTCGTGACGGGCGAGACGACGGGTGAGATCAAGGACGTAAAGCCCGGTGGCACAGAGGATTTGCTGACGGTCTTCATGCCGACGGGTATCGTGCCGCCGACAGGCTTCATCTGCTTCGTGCCGAGATCGAATGTCATCTTCCTGACGATGACGGTCGAGGAAGCGGCGAAGATCATTCTCTCAGGCGGCATCGTGATGCCCGACATGGAAGAGAAGATGAAGCGGCTTGCGGCTGCGGCAGAGAAGAAAGCTTCGCGTTTTCGCGTGGGAGCGGAGAAGCCTCCCGTCTAG
- a CDS encoding SPOR domain-containing protein, whose product MTQFQVLARPLALAAIVTCVFAGALAGWPSVGEARKAKSGSQAAQPAQGPQAGQSGDDSDANQKEAAKAAGRKAYDAGLKEYAAGRYQNAIGQLTIAVKAGVLGTSEMAKALYTRGLAYKRDNKPGLAISDLTSAIWLKNGLSPSDQKSAIAERSESYRMAGLADTGTTPDRPAVVAKPAAPGPNIVANPAPGPNAGSAGLSAAAIAEAAGNQNSSGTGSGDGTAASITRQDASNAQEGSSLQAAASPASNGAAPAEAQGGSSFGQTVSAIPGNVTGFFSNMFGGGSSAASAPPPPAGSGTVTTASTAATVPETSSWSNATTVADGGSAKSTKVALAATPKSNAVATKGKYKIHIAALRSRAEAEALAQSLVTQHGADLSNHVPTVDEAVIGTMGTFYRVRIGGYASQDEPRGLCNKLRSSGLDCLVVTN is encoded by the coding sequence ATGACGCAGTTCCAGGTGTTGGCGCGCCCTTTGGCGCTCGCTGCCATCGTTACGTGCGTGTTCGCTGGCGCGCTCGCCGGCTGGCCATCGGTTGGGGAAGCTCGCAAAGCCAAGTCTGGAAGCCAAGCAGCGCAACCGGCGCAGGGGCCGCAGGCTGGTCAAAGCGGCGACGATAGCGACGCTAATCAAAAAGAGGCCGCTAAGGCAGCTGGCCGGAAGGCTTACGACGCCGGGCTGAAGGAATATGCCGCCGGCCGCTATCAAAATGCCATCGGTCAGCTGACGATCGCCGTCAAGGCAGGCGTGCTTGGTACCTCGGAAATGGCGAAAGCCCTTTATACGCGCGGCCTTGCCTACAAACGAGACAACAAGCCGGGACTCGCGATCTCCGACCTGACGAGCGCGATCTGGTTGAAAAACGGACTTAGCCCGAGCGACCAGAAATCGGCCATCGCCGAGCGCTCGGAATCTTATCGAATGGCAGGTCTCGCGGACACCGGCACGACGCCTGACCGTCCGGCCGTTGTCGCTAAACCGGCTGCGCCGGGACCCAACATCGTTGCTAATCCTGCGCCCGGGCCCAACGCCGGTTCGGCGGGGCTTTCTGCAGCGGCGATTGCCGAAGCCGCAGGCAATCAGAATTCTAGCGGTACGGGGTCGGGCGACGGGACGGCTGCATCGATTACGCGCCAGGACGCAAGCAACGCGCAGGAGGGCTCGAGCCTCCAGGCAGCTGCTTCGCCCGCATCGAATGGAGCTGCGCCCGCCGAAGCGCAGGGTGGATCCTCATTCGGGCAGACGGTCAGCGCGATTCCCGGAAATGTGACGGGCTTCTTCTCCAATATGTTCGGAGGCGGCTCGTCAGCTGCTTCCGCTCCGCCGCCGCCAGCGGGTAGCGGCACGGTGACGACTGCTTCGACCGCGGCGACCGTGCCGGAAACGTCGAGTTGGAGCAACGCGACGACGGTTGCGGATGGTGGGTCGGCGAAGTCAACGAAGGTTGCACTCGCTGCCACGCCCAAATCGAATGCCGTCGCGACGAAGGGTAAGTACAAGATTCATATCGCGGCTTTGAGATCGCGCGCCGAGGCCGAGGCGTTGGCGCAAAGTCTCGTCACGCAGCATGGCGCTGATCTCTCCAATCACGTTCCGACCGTCGATGAAGCCGTCATCGGCACGATGGGGACGTTTTACCGCGTGCGGATCGGAGGCTATGCATCGCAAGATGAGCCGCGTGGTCTCTGCAACAAACTCAGAAGCAGTGGCCTTGATTGTCTGGTCGTGACAAACTGA
- the glmS gene encoding glutamine--fructose-6-phosphate transaminase (isomerizing), with amino-acid sequence MCGIVGILGKSSVSTNLVDALRRLEYRGYDSAGIATVEGGAIERRRAEGKLRNLEKRLITEPLAGRTGIGHTRWATHGRPTERNAHPHMTAKVSVVHNGIIENFRELRKSLEAKGHKFETDTDTEAVVHLITDEMDQGAEPVTAVRNALQHLQGAFALGIIFAGQDDLMIAARKGSPLAIGHGSGEMYLGSDAIALAPFTDAITYLEEGDWAVLHRSGAEIFNMDGERVERPLVKAVASALLIDKGNYRHFMAKEIHEQPEVISHTLANYLDMTTARVRFPDLGADLSKISRVTISACGTAYYAGLVAKYWIERYARLPVDIDVASEMRYREMPLPENGLAVFVSQSGETADTLATLRYAKANGQRIASIVNVRTSTIARESHAALPTLAGPEIGVASTKAFTCQLSVLGCLAIAIARARGTITPEQETALVKALMEVPRHIASILRNDEPFVAVAHELAKARDVLYLGRGSSFPIALEGALKLKEISYIHAEGYAAGELKHGPIALIDESVPVVVVAPEDDLFEKTVSNLQEVAARGGQVILISDAAPEKAGCKLAAHIQMPTVDTFVAPMIYAVPTQLIAYQTAVLMGTDVDQPRNLAKSVTVE; translated from the coding sequence ATGTGTGGGATCGTCGGAATTCTCGGAAAATCGTCGGTTTCGACCAATTTGGTCGATGCCCTGCGCAGGCTCGAATATCGCGGATATGATTCTGCGGGCATTGCGACGGTTGAGGGTGGCGCGATTGAACGACGCCGCGCCGAGGGCAAGCTTCGGAATTTGGAAAAGCGGCTGATCACCGAGCCGCTCGCTGGGCGCACCGGCATCGGTCACACGCGCTGGGCGACGCATGGCCGTCCGACGGAGCGGAATGCGCATCCGCACATGACGGCGAAGGTTTCAGTCGTCCATAACGGCATCATCGAGAATTTCCGCGAGCTCAGGAAAAGCCTCGAGGCCAAGGGGCACAAATTCGAGACTGATACCGATACCGAAGCTGTGGTGCATCTGATCACGGACGAGATGGATCAGGGCGCGGAGCCCGTCACGGCCGTTCGGAACGCTCTGCAGCATCTGCAGGGGGCCTTTGCGCTCGGAATTATTTTCGCAGGCCAAGACGACTTGATGATCGCGGCGCGCAAGGGTTCGCCGCTCGCCATCGGCCACGGGTCAGGCGAGATGTACCTCGGATCCGATGCCATCGCGCTTGCACCTTTCACGGATGCCATCACCTATCTTGAAGAGGGCGATTGGGCGGTCTTGCACCGCTCGGGCGCCGAGATCTTCAACATGGACGGTGAGCGCGTGGAGCGGCCACTCGTCAAAGCTGTCGCGAGCGCTCTTTTGATCGATAAGGGCAACTATCGCCACTTCATGGCGAAGGAAATTCATGAGCAGCCCGAGGTCATTTCGCACACGTTGGCGAATTACCTCGATATGACGACGGCGCGCGTTCGCTTTCCGGATTTGGGTGCTGATCTCTCGAAAATCAGCCGTGTGACGATATCGGCGTGCGGTACGGCTTATTATGCGGGGCTCGTCGCCAAATACTGGATCGAGCGTTATGCGCGCTTGCCGGTCGATATCGATGTCGCGTCCGAAATGCGCTACCGCGAGATGCCGTTGCCAGAGAATGGTCTTGCGGTTTTCGTCTCGCAGTCCGGCGAAACGGCCGACACTCTGGCGACGCTTCGTTACGCCAAGGCCAACGGCCAGCGGATCGCCTCCATCGTCAACGTTCGAACGTCGACGATTGCGCGGGAATCGCATGCGGCGTTGCCGACGCTCGCGGGGCCGGAAATCGGAGTCGCTTCGACGAAGGCCTTCACATGCCAGCTTTCTGTCCTTGGCTGTCTCGCCATCGCGATCGCCCGAGCCCGAGGCACGATCACGCCCGAACAGGAGACGGCACTCGTCAAAGCCTTGATGGAGGTGCCAAGGCACATCGCATCGATCTTGCGCAACGACGAACCCTTCGTGGCCGTCGCGCATGAGCTGGCCAAGGCGCGGGACGTTCTTTATCTCGGCCGGGGTTCGAGCTTCCCGATCGCGCTCGAGGGCGCGCTGAAGCTCAAGGAAATCTCCTACATACATGCCGAGGGTTACGCCGCGGGCGAGCTGAAGCACGGTCCGATCGCGCTGATCGACGAAAGCGTGCCGGTGGTTGTCGTGGCTCCCGAAGACGATCTCTTCGAGAAAACGGTGTCCAACTTGCAGGAAGTTGCTGCGCGCGGCGGTCAGGTGATCCTGATTTCGGATGCGGCGCCGGAAAAAGCTGGGTGTAAACTCGCTGCCCACATCCAAATGCCGACGGTCGACACTTTTGTTGCGCCAATGATTTATGCTGTCCCGACTCAGCTCATCGCCTACCAAACGGCGGTGCTGATGGGGACGGACGTCGATCAGCCGCGGAATTTGGCGAAGTCCGTCACTGTGGAATAG